Proteins encoded by one window of Aliivibrio wodanis:
- a CDS encoding putative membrane protein — MKQKIKFIIKIVLFFAFFGVVTHVFAAEKLSANAIVEKSDEQMRGDSSYTELTMNIIRPDWTRSMSMKSWTKEQNLSLVLITGPAKDRGSASLKRDKEMWSWIPNIERVIKIAPSMLGQSWMGSDFTNDDLINQSSIVVDYDHKMVKQEVIDGDKTWVIDAIAKPDAPVVWSKVRLWISQETFLQRKVESYDEFDELVNTMTTYDIKEMGNRMVATRMEMVPADKPGNKTEMLTHKAQFNFLINDDFFSQGQMKSLRN, encoded by the coding sequence ATGAAACAAAAAATTAAATTTATCATTAAAATTGTCCTGTTTTTTGCCTTTTTCGGTGTGGTTACCCACGTGTTCGCAGCAGAAAAACTCAGTGCAAATGCAATAGTCGAAAAATCAGATGAGCAGATGCGTGGTGATTCGAGTTATACCGAATTGACCATGAATATTATACGTCCTGATTGGACACGTAGCATGAGCATGAAGAGTTGGACTAAAGAACAAAACCTCTCTTTAGTGCTGATTACAGGGCCAGCAAAAGATCGTGGCAGTGCTTCTCTTAAGCGTGATAAAGAGATGTGGAGTTGGATACCAAATATTGAACGAGTGATAAAAATAGCCCCTTCAATGTTGGGTCAATCATGGATGGGATCTGATTTTACCAATGATGATTTGATCAACCAATCGTCAATTGTGGTGGATTATGATCACAAAATGGTTAAACAAGAAGTGATCGACGGCGATAAAACATGGGTGATTGATGCAATAGCAAAACCAGATGCGCCAGTCGTGTGGAGTAAAGTGCGTTTGTGGATCTCACAAGAGACGTTTTTACAACGCAAAGTAGAGTCATATGATGAATTCGATGAGCTAGTTAATACGATGACAACCTATGATATTAAAGAAATGGGTAATCGTATGGTAGCAACAAGAATGGAAATGGTTCCTGCCGATAAGCCAGGCAATAAAACTGAAATGCTCACTCATAAAGCGCAATTTAATTTTCTGATCAATGATGATTTTTTCTCACAAGGGCAAATGAAGTCATTACGTAATTAA
- a CDS encoding putative ABC transporter permease produces MLIKLAWRNLWRQKRRTLLTASALALALLLSLLMRSIQEGSYTANIENAARLSTGLIQLQNPEFKQSQSIDDLLPMSDDFIKLTKQQPNIEFALPRIETFSLAAANDKSKGVMVVGVDPNPETSYSGLAEKVIKGEYLSRDDKSVLMSEGLAQFFNLTIGDEIVLYGQGYRGQTAAGLYLIKGIVHFPMPELNNQLIYLPIKEASNLFSTEDQVTAWVLHTRDFSQLPQTVDELQIGYGSTVAVRPWNDLSPEMEQQIQIDRVSGIIMMYLLYGIVGFGLFATLLMMTLERQREFGVMLATGMVRAKLLKLLALESLFIGLLGIAIGLIIAAPILGYLYINPITLTGDTAQAMLEMGYEPIIPVLISSWLFIDQIMIVIGLLLLCLIYPLWRIYHLDIVSALKGGSHAG; encoded by the coding sequence ATGCTTATTAAGTTAGCTTGGCGAAACCTATGGCGACAAAAAAGAAGAACTTTATTAACGGCCTCTGCATTAGCATTGGCCTTACTGCTTTCTTTATTAATGCGAAGCATTCAAGAGGGCAGTTACACCGCAAATATTGAGAATGCGGCGCGTTTATCTACGGGCCTTATTCAACTGCAAAACCCCGAATTTAAACAAAGCCAAAGCATTGATGATTTATTGCCAATGAGCGATGACTTTATCAAGCTAACCAAGCAACAGCCTAATATTGAATTTGCACTTCCTCGTATTGAAACCTTTTCTCTTGCTGCCGCGAATGATAAATCAAAAGGCGTAATGGTGGTGGGAGTTGATCCAAATCCAGAAACCAGTTATTCCGGTTTGGCAGAGAAAGTGATTAAAGGAGAATATCTTTCACGAGATGATAAATCCGTATTGATGTCTGAGGGGCTGGCTCAATTTTTTAATCTCACCATTGGTGATGAAATTGTGCTGTATGGCCAAGGTTATCGGGGTCAAACTGCTGCAGGGTTATATCTCATTAAGGGGATTGTGCATTTTCCGATGCCAGAGCTGAACAATCAACTTATCTATTTACCCATCAAGGAAGCGTCCAATTTATTTAGCACAGAAGATCAAGTCACTGCTTGGGTATTACATACTCGTGATTTTTCACAATTGCCACAAACGGTGGATGAGCTACAAATAGGGTATGGATCAACTGTGGCCGTTCGACCTTGGAATGATCTTAGCCCCGAAATGGAACAACAGATCCAAATTGATCGGGTGAGTGGCATTATTATGATGTACCTCTTATATGGCATTGTTGGCTTTGGTCTATTCGCTACTCTATTAATGATGACCTTAGAAAGACAACGTGAATTTGGCGTCATGCTAGCCACAGGAATGGTTCGAGCAAAGCTATTAAAATTATTGGCTCTTGAATCCCTTTTTATAGGCTTGTTAGGTATTGCTATTGGGCTAATCATCGCTGCTCCAATCTTAGGCTATTTGTATATTAACCCTATTACTTTAACTGGAGATACGGCACAAGCCATGCTTGAAATGGGCTATGAACCAATTATTCCGGTATTAATTAGTTCATGGCTGTTTATTGATCAAATTATGATCGTGATAGGGCTGTTACTGCTTTGTCTTATTTATCCATTATGGCGTATTTATCATTTAGATATTGTTTCAGCGTTAAAAGGAGGTTCGCATGCTGGTTAA
- a CDS encoding putative ABC transporter permease has protein sequence MLVKLAWRNVWRNKLRTSIMLGAMIFGVVGVMLMMGFMNGIIDNLVKNTIQWQTSHIQIHQKNYALNPDINLVIDNEAEITKWLEQAPQVKAWTSRTLVNGIIASARSTRGIQVNGIDLESEPKITPIAEHILEGEWLDDKGRNPILVSQKTADRLKLRVGSKIVLTFTDTTGDVTGAAFRVRGVFKTSSSTFDDANVYVRKADIQQLGQVHYDHEIAILLHDEDEVSDFRDQLRHTISNNYSSNNNSVQDWLQLQPLLSTMMSSMNAGNQVILVIFVIAMGFGIINILLMSVFERTREFGVLMAVGMKKTNIRRLIILESGFIGGVGAGSGVICSIFFIYVLNQTGIPLDTMAEGLNAFGIDSVLYPSVSFSDYVTVFVMVWCVSVLAGLYPAHQIIKKKPVEAMAEKQ, from the coding sequence ATGCTGGTTAAATTAGCGTGGCGTAATGTATGGCGCAATAAATTACGAACCTCCATTATGTTAGGTGCGATGATCTTTGGTGTCGTTGGTGTAATGCTAATGATGGGATTTATGAATGGTATAATCGATAACCTCGTTAAAAATACCATTCAGTGGCAAACCAGTCATATTCAAATTCATCAGAAAAATTACGCCTTAAATCCAGACATTAATCTGGTGATTGATAATGAAGCTGAAATAACAAAGTGGTTAGAACAAGCACCACAAGTAAAAGCGTGGACAAGCAGAACCTTAGTTAATGGCATAATAGCGTCAGCTCGCAGTACTCGTGGTATTCAAGTTAATGGTATTGATTTAGAGTCAGAGCCCAAGATCACACCGATAGCAGAGCATATTCTTGAAGGAGAATGGCTTGATGATAAAGGGCGTAACCCTATTTTAGTATCACAGAAAACCGCGGATCGATTAAAGCTGAGAGTCGGTTCTAAAATAGTACTTACGTTTACGGATACGACAGGTGATGTTACGGGTGCTGCGTTTCGGGTAAGAGGGGTTTTTAAGACCTCATCCAGCACCTTTGATGATGCTAATGTATATGTTAGAAAAGCCGATATTCAACAGCTTGGCCAAGTGCATTATGATCATGAAATCGCAATTTTACTGCACGATGAAGATGAAGTGAGTGATTTTCGCGATCAGTTACGCCATACCATTTCAAATAACTATTCTTCAAATAACAATAGCGTGCAAGATTGGCTGCAACTACAACCTCTGCTATCTACCATGATGAGTTCGATGAATGCGGGTAATCAAGTGATCTTAGTTATCTTTGTTATCGCAATGGGCTTTGGCATTATTAATATATTATTAATGTCTGTTTTTGAGCGAACCAGAGAGTTTGGAGTCTTAATGGCTGTTGGTATGAAAAAAACCAATATACGCCGTTTAATCATACTTGAATCTGGGTTTATTGGAGGCGTGGGTGCAGGATCAGGCGTGATCTGTTCGATCTTCTTTATTTATGTTCTTAATCAAACTGGTATACCACTAGATACAATGGCTGAAGGATTAAATGCATTTGGTATTGATTCTGTCTTATATCCAAGTGTCTCCTTTAGTGATTATGTTACCGTTTTTGTGATGGTGTGGTGTGTCAGTGTATTAGCTGGCCTTTATCCTGCTCATCAAATTATTAAGAAGAAACCCGTCGAAGCCATGGCAGAGAAACAATAA
- a CDS encoding ABC transporter ATP-binding protein, with amino-acid sequence MTIKIEQLCKTYNPESDFPVHAVDHLDLMIEQGEFVAVIGPSGSGKTTLLNMLGGIDSVTSGKVNIDGNELTQLDEKKLIEFRRDNIGFIFQDYSLLPVLTALENVEFVMQLQGHAEAECKQRAQDLLKKVGLEDQQHKRPAQLSGGQQQRVAVARALAPRPRFIMADEPTANLDAKSTAELLDIMESLNKEEGTTFIFSTHDSRVFERAKRVIVFEDGMLKEDK; translated from the coding sequence ATGACGATAAAAATTGAGCAGTTATGCAAAACCTATAATCCGGAGTCGGATTTCCCTGTTCATGCGGTTGATCACCTTGATTTGATGATTGAACAAGGGGAGTTTGTGGCCGTGATTGGTCCATCAGGCTCAGGGAAAACGACGCTGTTAAATATGCTTGGCGGAATAGACAGCGTTACCTCAGGAAAAGTAAATATTGATGGAAATGAGCTGACGCAGTTGGATGAAAAGAAGTTGATAGAGTTTCGTCGTGACAATATAGGATTCATTTTTCAAGACTACAGTTTATTACCGGTATTGACTGCATTAGAGAATGTGGAGTTCGTCATGCAGTTACAGGGCCACGCAGAGGCTGAGTGTAAACAAAGAGCGCAAGACTTACTGAAAAAAGTGGGCTTAGAAGATCAGCAACATAAAAGACCCGCTCAACTCTCTGGTGGGCAGCAACAACGAGTTGCAGTTGCACGAGCGCTTGCCCCAAGACCACGTTTTATTATGGCCGATGAACCAACGGCAAACTTAGATGCTAAAAGCACCGCTGAATTACTTGATATTATGGAGAGCTTAAACAAAGAGGAGGGCACTACATTTATCTTCTCAACCCATGATTCCAGAGTATTTGAGAGAGCAAAACGAGTTATAGTATTTGAAGATGGTATGCTTAAAGAGGATAAATGA
- the dnaJ gene encoding chaperone protein DnaJ — protein MSKRDYYDVLGVQKNSTEKEIKKAYKRLAMKYHPDKNQGDAHAADKFKEIKEAYEILTDADKRGQYDDYGHAAFQNGGGGGFGGGQGYGGFEDIFGGGFGGGGRGRGGFGGGFDDMFSQQRQPRPQKGQDRQFNLTVEFAEAINGCEQVIELPVNGVSKKINVKVPAGIEDGEKIRFAGKGESGAYGGPAGDLLIQINIRQHTHLKREGNDLICPVTTNFATAALGGEVEIQTLESRFKLKVPAGTQNGRKFRMKEKGVKSRKGATGDLMVVITVATPTNLTEEQKELLIKFKELS, from the coding sequence GTGTCTAAACGTGATTATTATGATGTTCTTGGTGTGCAAAAAAACAGCACAGAGAAAGAGATCAAAAAAGCATACAAACGTCTTGCGATGAAATACCACCCAGATAAGAACCAGGGTGATGCACATGCCGCAGATAAGTTTAAAGAAATAAAAGAAGCTTACGAAATTCTAACTGACGCCGACAAGCGTGGCCAATATGATGACTATGGTCATGCAGCATTCCAAAATGGTGGCGGAGGTGGCTTTGGCGGAGGTCAAGGTTACGGTGGCTTTGAAGATATTTTTGGTGGTGGATTTGGCGGCGGCGGTCGAGGCCGTGGAGGATTTGGTGGTGGATTTGACGATATGTTCTCTCAACAGCGTCAGCCTCGTCCTCAAAAGGGGCAAGATCGTCAGTTTAATCTAACCGTTGAATTTGCTGAGGCGATTAATGGCTGTGAGCAAGTGATTGAATTGCCCGTTAATGGTGTAAGCAAAAAAATTAATGTGAAAGTTCCAGCGGGTATTGAAGACGGTGAAAAAATTCGTTTTGCTGGTAAAGGTGAGTCAGGTGCTTATGGCGGTCCTGCTGGTGACTTATTAATTCAAATTAACATTCGCCAACATACTCATTTAAAACGTGAAGGCAATGATTTAATTTGTCCTGTAACCACTAATTTTGCGACAGCAGCATTAGGTGGAGAGGTTGAGATCCAAACCTTAGAAAGTCGCTTTAAATTAAAAGTGCCAGCAGGAACACAAAATGGTCGCAAGTTCCGCATGAAAGAAAAAGGCGTGAAGAGTCGTAAAGGCGCGACGGGTGATCTAATGGTTGTCATTACTGTGGCAACCCCGACGAATCTGACTGAAGAGCAGAAAGAGTTGTTGATAAAGTTCAAGGAACTGTCGTAA
- a CDS encoding putative exported protein: MKKVFTRFVPFLLFSSLSSYAQIPGLTPEKSWDLNGYVKYMATSTIPNSGEAIFDNIVHQRFNFEYRFNDQLRVNLGMRNRLLFGDSAEYSSYGDFISYDPGYVDLSKNWIDKEGMVGNSQFDRAYLNWNKNDWQFRAGRFRINWGMTTVWNPNDIFNSYSIYDFDYEERPGTDAIMVTKRLGFASSIDVVFNPNSDRELNSYAARYLFNHQGWDMQVLLGKSHLDYVIGAGFAGDIYGAGLRGEFSWFEPTQDSYQSQNSTQQEELIASSVSSVEMDYRFDGTQNWVIQGSLMYISEPQDTGNAMAYLNLPLSARTLSFTHWTWYSSLGVDISPLSRFTFMNSYYGDGSYFVGVNQTYSLADDWELLGVAQYFDGKNNSVFGESPSTLLYAQIKWSF, from the coding sequence ATGAAGAAAGTATTCACAAGGTTTGTGCCTTTTTTATTGTTCAGTAGCCTATCGAGCTATGCTCAAATCCCAGGTTTAACCCCAGAGAAAAGTTGGGATTTAAACGGTTATGTAAAATACATGGCAACCAGTACCATCCCTAATTCTGGCGAGGCTATTTTTGATAATATCGTCCATCAACGTTTTAATTTTGAATATCGCTTCAATGATCAGTTACGAGTGAATTTGGGTATGCGTAATCGCCTGTTATTTGGTGATAGCGCAGAGTACTCAAGTTATGGTGATTTTATCTCTTATGATCCCGGCTACGTTGATTTATCTAAAAATTGGATAGATAAAGAGGGAATGGTGGGGAATTCTCAATTTGATCGCGCCTATCTCAATTGGAATAAAAATGATTGGCAATTTAGAGCTGGGCGCTTTCGCATTAATTGGGGAATGACCACCGTATGGAACCCAAATGATATCTTCAACTCGTATTCAATTTATGATTTTGATTATGAAGAACGTCCGGGAACCGATGCAATCATGGTCACCAAAAGACTTGGCTTTGCAAGTTCGATTGATGTGGTGTTTAACCCCAATAGCGACCGTGAATTAAACAGCTATGCGGCGCGTTATTTGTTTAATCATCAAGGGTGGGATATGCAGGTTCTGCTAGGTAAATCTCACTTAGATTATGTCATTGGTGCAGGCTTTGCAGGGGATATTTATGGCGCTGGGTTGCGTGGTGAGTTCAGTTGGTTTGAACCGACACAAGATAGCTATCAATCACAAAATAGCACTCAACAAGAAGAGTTAATCGCATCAAGTGTATCAAGTGTTGAGATGGATTATCGCTTTGATGGAACTCAAAACTGGGTAATTCAAGGCTCGCTCATGTATATCTCTGAGCCTCAAGATACTGGCAATGCAATGGCTTATCTTAACCTTCCACTTAGTGCCAGAACCCTTAGCTTTACCCATTGGACATGGTATTCAAGCTTAGGTGTGGATATATCGCCATTATCGAGATTCACCTTCATGAATAGTTATTACGGTGATGGTTCGTATTTTGTAGGTGTGAATCAGACTTATTCATTAGCGGATGATTGGGAACTTCTCGGTGTAGCACAATATTTTGATGGGAAAAATAATAGCGTATTTGGTGAGAGCCCAAGCACATTATTATACGCACAAATAAAATGGAGTTTTTAA
- a CDS encoding membrane protein: MKSILFSFKGRIGRKQFFLGIGCMLLQTLILFLLLSMTLNPETPVPGPAGFAILAIMMVLNTWQSFALYTKRFHDRNKSGWWVLISLVPLIGAIWIIVECGFLKGSDEENRFGENPILNK, encoded by the coding sequence ATGAAATCTATTCTATTTTCGTTTAAAGGACGTATTGGCCGTAAACAATTCTTTTTAGGTATAGGCTGTATGTTATTGCAAACACTAATCTTATTTCTATTATTATCAATGACGTTGAATCCAGAAACACCAGTTCCTGGGCCAGCAGGTTTTGCTATATTAGCTATCATGATGGTTTTAAATACATGGCAATCTTTTGCTCTTTATACTAAAAGATTTCATGATAGAAATAAAAGTGGTTGGTGGGTACTAATAAGCCTTGTACCTCTTATTGGTGCAATATGGATTATCGTTGAGTGTGGTTTCTTAAAAGGCTCAGACGAAGAAAATAGGTTTGGTGAAAACCCTATATTAAATAAATAG
- the murQ gene encoding N-acetylmuramic acid 6-phosphate etherase has protein sequence MKIDLTQLITESRNKESECIDILSTIDMLKVINTEDKKVALAVEEVIFEISQVVDAVTKAFQQGGRLIYSGAGTSGRLGILDASECPPTYGSDPEMVVGLIAGGHKAILKAVENAEDNRDLGASDLQALDFNQNDVLVGIAASGRTPYVIGAMTFAKSVGATVACISCNANSPMTELADIAITPVVGPEVVTGSSRMKAGTAQKLVLNMITSGAMIKLGKVFGNLMVDVEATNAKLIQRQQNIVVEATGCNAELAEKSLFECDRHCKTAILMILADISASEARSKLEQANGFIRDALK, from the coding sequence ATGAAAATTGATTTAACTCAGTTGATAACAGAGAGTCGTAATAAAGAAAGTGAATGTATTGATATTTTATCTACAATTGACATGTTAAAAGTTATCAATACTGAAGATAAAAAAGTAGCACTCGCAGTAGAAGAGGTTATCTTTGAGATTTCGCAAGTAGTGGATGCGGTGACTAAAGCATTTCAACAAGGTGGACGTTTAATTTACAGTGGTGCAGGTACTTCTGGGCGCTTAGGTATTTTAGATGCAAGTGAATGCCCTCCAACTTATGGCTCAGATCCTGAAATGGTGGTTGGTTTAATTGCTGGTGGTCATAAAGCTATTTTAAAAGCAGTTGAGAACGCTGAAGATAATCGAGATCTTGGCGCTTCAGATCTACAAGCATTAGATTTTAATCAAAATGATGTATTAGTAGGTATTGCTGCAAGTGGTAGAACTCCTTATGTTATTGGAGCAATGACATTTGCAAAATCAGTTGGAGCAACGGTTGCTTGTATTAGCTGTAATGCCAATAGTCCAATGACAGAATTAGCTGATATTGCGATAACACCAGTTGTTGGTCCTGAGGTTGTAACTGGCTCTTCGAGAATGAAGGCGGGAACAGCTCAGAAACTTGTTCTTAACATGATCACCTCTGGCGCAATGATTAAACTGGGGAAAGTGTTTGGTAACTTAATGGTTGATGTAGAAGCGACTAATGCTAAATTAATACAGCGTCAACAAAACATAGTCGTTGAAGCTACTGGTTGTAATGCAGAGTTAGCTGAAAAATCACTGTTTGAATGTGACCGTCACTGTAAAACGGCAATCTTGATGATTTTGGCTGATATTTCTGCTTCAGAAGCGAGAAGCAAACTTGAACAAGCAAATGGCTTTATTCGTGATGCTCTGAAATAA
- a CDS encoding membrane protein — protein MELPLMDLGLLFAMILIFMGSFVQSAIGFGLAIVTAPLLFLISPSYVPAPIVIVGLFLSIINAYKHKANVSFRGLGYAFLGRIPGSICGGLLLYYVDAKLLSLWIGVVVLLAVAISLLPFRIEPNNSRMTIAGFFSGLFGTSSGIGGPPMALLLQHQEANLIRANLSAFFVVSSVISLIVQVPAGYMSMSHFYLTLPLLPASYIGYLVAMKVVDKIDKETIRKVSLVMCSVSGVAAIVLGMR, from the coding sequence ATGGAACTACCACTGATGGATCTTGGTTTACTCTTTGCAATGATCTTGATTTTTATGGGCTCATTTGTGCAAAGTGCCATTGGTTTTGGCTTAGCCATTGTTACTGCTCCACTATTATTTTTAATCTCTCCAAGCTATGTACCTGCACCCATCGTAATTGTCGGTTTATTCTTATCCATTATTAATGCCTATAAACATAAAGCGAATGTCTCTTTTCGTGGATTAGGTTATGCCTTTTTAGGTCGAATTCCCGGTTCTATATGTGGTGGTTTACTGCTTTATTATGTAGACGCAAAACTGCTGTCACTTTGGATTGGCGTGGTTGTATTACTTGCTGTTGCGATTAGCTTGCTGCCATTTCGTATCGAGCCGAATAACTCAAGAATGACGATTGCCGGATTCTTCTCTGGTCTATTTGGCACCAGTTCAGGTATTGGTGGACCGCCAATGGCGCTGTTATTACAGCATCAAGAAGCAAATCTTATTCGAGCTAACTTATCCGCTTTCTTTGTGGTGAGTAGTGTTATTTCACTGATAGTTCAAGTACCAGCAGGCTATATGAGCATGTCGCATTTTTATCTTACTTTACCATTATTACCTGCGTCATATATTGGTTATTTGGTTGCAATGAAAGTGGTGGATAAAATAGATAAAGAGACAATAAGAAAGGTGTCTTTAGTGATGTGTTCAGTATCGGGTGTAGCGGCGATTGTGTTGGGAATGAGGTAG
- a CDS encoding transporter, BCCT family — MKKHFELIDKPTFFGAILLLCAVVIPLLVFPEEGAAWIAVAKTFMTDKLGFAYLGLGLAAFFFMIYIVFSDIGQIKLGDPDEKPEFALASWAAMLFCGGIGASILYWGTIEWAYYYQNPPFQLEAGSEEAIRWAATYGLFHWGPIAWCIYMIPAIPIAYFFYVRKQPVLKVSAALMPVIGEANSFGKLGKVIDVLFIFGLLGGAATTLGLAAPLINEGISYLFGIPASTGSQIAVLMVCTAIFAYSSYMGMDKGIKILSNINFWGALGLLLFVLVCGPTIFMLETGLDSIGRMLSNFFVMATWAEPFGGMGPFEDTHFPQDWTIFYWAWWLVFAPSMGLFVARISRGRTIKQMVSGAVFFGSLGCSMYFIILGNYGLSLQLSGELDVVSVLNTEGATRAIFAILETLPFSTFVIAVFTLLCVIFTATTFDSISYILASVVQTNVTEDPMRWNRLFWAFTLSFMPSALMFMGGLATLQTAAIVGGLPLLVIAVMLMISGVKAAMLDLSHQDDYVDPVINISDLPDVDPWSKEGQALARFEQLRDNAIEAADLEREANDAIWMLKKQLRKEALARGESSVDLGDAPDEIIEKLRQLTDDSMNAKDAKLAASELAQEARVSFDDLMRQKGEDEALQANEDVKLAIKTRLNSPS, encoded by the coding sequence ATGAAAAAACACTTCGAGCTTATCGATAAACCCACTTTTTTCGGCGCAATATTATTACTTTGTGCTGTTGTAATCCCTTTACTGGTATTTCCAGAAGAAGGAGCTGCGTGGATTGCCGTTGCTAAAACATTTATGACCGACAAACTAGGCTTTGCTTATTTAGGTCTAGGACTGGCGGCATTTTTCTTCATGATCTACATCGTTTTCTCTGACATTGGCCAAATCAAACTGGGCGATCCAGATGAAAAACCTGAATTTGCATTAGCGTCTTGGGCGGCAATGCTATTTTGTGGTGGTATCGGTGCAAGTATTTTGTACTGGGGTACTATTGAATGGGCATACTACTATCAAAACCCACCGTTTCAACTAGAAGCTGGCAGTGAAGAAGCAATCCGTTGGGCTGCGACTTATGGCCTGTTCCACTGGGGTCCAATTGCTTGGTGTATCTATATGATCCCTGCAATTCCAATCGCTTACTTCTTCTATGTGCGTAAACAACCTGTACTAAAAGTTTCTGCTGCACTTATGCCTGTTATTGGTGAAGCAAACAGTTTTGGTAAGTTAGGTAAAGTCATTGATGTACTGTTTATCTTTGGTTTATTAGGCGGCGCGGCAACGACCTTAGGGTTAGCAGCACCACTGATTAACGAAGGCATTAGCTACTTATTTGGTATTCCTGCATCAACAGGCAGCCAAATTGCTGTACTTATGGTGTGTACCGCTATCTTTGCTTACTCATCGTACATGGGCATGGACAAAGGCATTAAGATTTTAAGTAACATTAACTTCTGGGGTGCGTTAGGTTTATTGCTGTTTGTATTGGTTTGTGGTCCAACAATCTTTATGTTGGAAACGGGTCTAGATTCAATCGGTCGAATGCTGTCTAACTTCTTTGTAATGGCAACTTGGGCTGAACCTTTTGGCGGTATGGGTCCTTTTGAAGATACTCACTTCCCACAAGATTGGACTATTTTCTACTGGGCGTGGTGGCTAGTATTTGCACCAAGTATGGGTCTATTTGTAGCTCGTATTTCACGCGGAAGAACAATTAAGCAAATGGTATCTGGAGCTGTGTTCTTCGGCTCTCTAGGCTGTTCAATGTACTTCATCATTCTTGGTAACTACGGTTTATCATTGCAGTTATCGGGTGAGTTAGATGTGGTAAGCGTTCTTAATACTGAAGGGGCAACTCGTGCCATCTTCGCCATTTTAGAAACACTGCCATTTAGTACCTTTGTTATTGCTGTATTTACCTTGTTATGTGTGATTTTCACCGCTACAACGTTTGACTCTATCTCTTATATTTTAGCATCAGTAGTACAAACAAACGTGACTGAAGATCCAATGCGTTGGAACCGTCTGTTCTGGGCTTTCACTTTATCATTTATGCCATCGGCGTTGATGTTTATGGGCGGCTTGGCAACATTACAAACAGCGGCAATTGTTGGTGGTTTACCGCTATTAGTTATCGCAGTTATGCTAATGATCTCTGGTGTTAAAGCGGCAATGCTGGATTTATCACACCAAGATGATTACGTAGATCCTGTGATCAACATTTCTGACTTACCAGATGTAGATCCTTGGAGCAAAGAAGGCCAAGCATTAGCTCGCTTTGAGCAGCTACGTGATAACGCAATTGAAGCAGCCGATCTTGAACGTGAAGCTAATGACGCGATTTGGATGCTGAAAAAACAATTACGTAAAGAAGCATTAGCACGTGGAGAATCAAGCGTTGATTTAGGCGATGCGCCTGATGAAATCATTGAGAAATTACGCCAATTAACGGATGACTCAATGAATGCTAAAGATGCGAAACTAGCAGCGTCTGAGCTTGCTCAAGAAGCGCGTGTTTCTTTTGATGATCTAATGCGTCAAAAGGGTGAAGACGAAGCTTTACAAGCGAACGAAGATGTTAAGTTAGCGATTAAGACAAGATTGAATTCGCCAAGCTAA